GAAGAAGGGGGCGCGGAGGGGGGGCACAAGCATGAGGCCCGGACCTTGAAGAGCGCGGTATGGCTGATATTGATGGCGGATGTGTCGATGAGTTTGGATAACGTGTTGGCTGTATCGGGCGCCTCGCGCGAGAATATTCTCATTCTGGGCATTGGTCTTGTGGTTTCCATTATTCTGATGGCTGTTGCCTCAAACTATATCGCCTCCAAACTGGAAAAATATCCGCAGGTTCAGTGGGCGGGTCTGTTGGTAATCCTTTTCGTGGCCATTGAAATGATGTTATCCGGAACCCATGAGCTCGAGGAGAAGGTGTTCCATATCAATATGTTGCCTTTTGTGATGTTTATGTTGGCAATCGGCGGATTTGCCCTTCATCACCGGTATATCAAGCCAGCCGTTGAGGATCAGTTGGCCGCCTGGTTTGCGCGCAATTGGCGTACTTTGGCCATTTCGAATTTGATCGTTCTGTTGGCTCTGATCTTTTTCGGGGGCGTTATCCAGACTTTTCTGATGCGCCACCATGCCATTCTTTATTTCGTCTGTGCGCTGATCCTCTTTGGAGTCATTGAGGTTGTCGCTACCCTGCGGCAGGGGCGGGGAAAAGGGAAGTAAGCGGCGCTAACACAATTCTAACACTATAAAAATCGCCTTCCCGCCGGGGGATATGCTTGAGTATCTGCGTGTTGAATGAAATACGGATAAATTAGGAGGGTGCTGGCCATGAGGAATAATATTCAAGCGATCTGTTTGGTGGCGGGGTTGGGGGCGTTAACTTTATTGGCGGGATGTGGGAAATCGCGCGAAGGCATTACCATGGCGGGTTCAACCGCGTTCCAGCCCTTTGCAGAGAAGCTGGCTGAAAATTATATGATGAGCCATGCGGAGGTCTCTGTGACAGTGCAGGGCGGGGGTTCCGCGCTGGGGGTTCAGACGACCTTGTCCGGTACGGCCCAGATAGGAATGGCCGATCTGGTGAAGTTGCCGAAGGAGGCGGATGCCTTGAAGAGTTTGATTGTGGCGCGGGATGGTATCGCCATTGTGGTGAATCCCGCCAACTCGGTAGAGGCATTGACCCAGGATCAGATTCGCGATATTTTCAATGGTAAGATCAGTAATTGGAAAGAAGTGGGAGGGGTGGATCATTCGATTTCTGTGGTGTCACGTGAGGCGGGGTCGGGAACACGCTCCTCTTTTGAGCAGATTGTCGGGAATGTGAACTTGACGGACAATGCCCTGATTCAGAATGCAAATGGTACGGTGCGTGAGACGGTCGCCAAAGATGCGAATGCCATTGGTTACGTATCGCATGGGCTGATCAGTGAGCGGATCAAGGCGTTAAAAGTGGATGGTGCGCCCTGTACTGAAGACGCCATCATGTCCGGGACCTACAAGTTGGTGCGTCCGATATTTCTGTTGACCAAGGCGGATGCCACGCCTGCCTGCAATGCATTTCTGGACTATGTCATGTCCGCCGAAGGCCAGGAATTGATTCATAAGAATGGGCTGATCAGGGCAAAGTGAAGTTTAATGGTGAAAAAATAGCGAAGTACAGCTTGATGCTGGTGGCGTTTTCGGCGCTGGCCAGCCTCCTGCTGATTGCGGTATTCATCTTGAAGGAAGGTGTCCCCTTCATGTTCAAGGTGGGGTTGAAGGACTTCCTGTTTTCCTCCGACTGGAATCCACAGGCGGGAAAATTCGGGATCTACCCGATGATTGTCGCCTCCCTTTATGTGACATTCGGGGCCATGCTCATCGGGGCGCCTTTAGGGGTCGCCGGGGCGATTTTTCTCAACGAATTTGTACCCAAGTCGGTGATGCGGGTGATTAAGCCGACCATTGAATTGCTGGCCGGTATTCCCTCGGTGGTATTTGGCTTTCTGGGAGTCATGGTGCTGGCTCCGATGATTCGCTCCTACATGGGCGGTCCGGGGTTATCGGTTCTGGCCGCTGCGATTATCCTGGGGATTATGGTGTTGCCGACGGTGATCAGTATTTCCACGGATGCGATTGCGGCCGTTCCGAATTCGTACCGTGAGGGAGCTCTCGCGCTGGGGGCGACCCGCTGGCAGAGTGTGCATATGGTGATCATCAAGGCGGCCCGCTCTGGGATCATCGCCAGCATCATTCTGGCCATGGGGCGCGCCCTGGGTGAGACGATGGCCGTGATTATGGTGGCTGGCAATACGGTAAAAATTCCCCAGACGGTTACCGATCCTGTACGGACCTTGACGGCTAATATCGCCCTTGAGATGGCCAACGCCACGGGGCTCGCGCGGGAGGCTTTGTTTGCCACCGGGGTGGTGCTTTTTGTAGTCATTATGATTCTCAACGCCATTGCCTTATCCGCCATTAAAAGCAGGGTGCGCAAGAAATGAGAATCCCTCCTAAAATAACCCAGGTTATTGCCGTGGCGATTCTTGGAACGGCCACGTTTCTTACCGTAGTGATTCTTGTTTTTATTATTGGTTTTGTGCTGAGCAAAGGGTTGCCGGGTGTGAATGCAGAGTTCCTGCTCTCAGCGCCAAAGGATATGGGGCGTGCGGGCGGCATCTTCACAACCCTCGTGGGGACGGTGTTATTGCCACTTGTGGCGGTCGCCATAGCGTTTCCGCTTGGCGTGGGGACGGCCGTCTATCTGAGCGAATACACGCGAGAAACGCAGCTGACCCGTGCGTTACGGTTTGGCACCGACTGCCTGGCAGGTATTCCCTCGATCATATTCGGACTCTTTGGCTTTATCTTTTTCGTCGTGATGCTCAAGATGGGGTGGAGTCTGTTGTCAGGTGGATTGACGCTGGCGATCATGGTGCTCCCCACGATTATCCGGACCTCGGAAGAAGCCATCCGGTCCGTACCGAATTCCTATCGGGAGGTTAGTTTTTCGCTGGGCGCAACCCGGTGGGAGACAGTCCTCAAAGTGGTGCTGCCCAATGCCTTGCCTGGTATTGTTACCGGCGTGATGTTGGCGATCGGTCGCTCTATCGGGGAGACGGCGGCTGTGATTTTTACCGCAGGGTCGTCGCTACGGATGCCCTCCTCGGTATTTGACTCGGTGCGGACCATGTCGGTCCATTTTTACATTCTTGCCACTGAGGGAATTTCGGACGAAAAGGCGTATGCTACCGCCGCTGTTTTGATTCTTTCCGTGTTGTTGGTCAATCTGGCCGCATATGGGATGATGCACCGGTTTATTTCCAGGAGGGCAAGATGATCCCACTCCACCCCATTAAAATCTCCGTAACGGATTTTCATGTCTATCATGAAAAGGATGAGGCGTTGCGCGGGCTCAACCTTGAGGTCCGGGCTCATCGGATTTTAGGCATTATCGGTCCGTCCGGAGCGGGGAAGACGACCTTTCTGCGAGCCTTGAATCGGCTGAATGATCTGGTGCCGGAAATGCATGTGGAGGGGCGGGTGTTGTTGGATGGGCAGGATATATATCACCCGGATTTTGATGTGGTAAGCCTGCGTAAACGGGTGG
The genomic region above belongs to bacterium and contains:
- a CDS encoding phosphate ABC transporter substrate-binding protein, with product MRNNIQAICLVAGLGALTLLAGCGKSREGITMAGSTAFQPFAEKLAENYMMSHAEVSVTVQGGGSALGVQTTLSGTAQIGMADLVKLPKEADALKSLIVARDGIAIVVNPANSVEALTQDQIRDIFNGKISNWKEVGGVDHSISVVSREAGSGTRSSFEQIVGNVNLTDNALIQNANGTVRETVAKDANAIGYVSHGLISERIKALKVDGAPCTEDAIMSGTYKLVRPIFLLTKADATPACNAFLDYVMSAEGQELIHKNGLIRAK
- the pstC gene encoding phosphate ABC transporter permease subunit PstC; the protein is MKFNGEKIAKYSLMLVAFSALASLLLIAVFILKEGVPFMFKVGLKDFLFSSDWNPQAGKFGIYPMIVASLYVTFGAMLIGAPLGVAGAIFLNEFVPKSVMRVIKPTIELLAGIPSVVFGFLGVMVLAPMIRSYMGGPGLSVLAAAIILGIMVLPTVISISTDAIAAVPNSYREGALALGATRWQSVHMVIIKAARSGIIASIILAMGRALGETMAVIMVAGNTVKIPQTVTDPVRTLTANIALEMANATGLAREALFATGVVLFVVIMILNAIALSAIKSRVRKK
- the pstA gene encoding phosphate ABC transporter permease PstA, whose product is MRIPPKITQVIAVAILGTATFLTVVILVFIIGFVLSKGLPGVNAEFLLSAPKDMGRAGGIFTTLVGTVLLPLVAVAIAFPLGVGTAVYLSEYTRETQLTRALRFGTDCLAGIPSIIFGLFGFIFFVVMLKMGWSLLSGGLTLAIMVLPTIIRTSEEAIRSVPNSYREVSFSLGATRWETVLKVVLPNALPGIVTGVMLAIGRSIGETAAVIFTAGSSLRMPSSVFDSVRTMSVHFYILATEGISDEKAYATAAVLILSVLLVNLAAYGMMHRFISRRAR